GTAAAAGCGCGGTTTCCCGAGTAGGGGCGCTTAGCTCAGTTGGTAGAGCATCTCGTTTACACCGAGAGGGTCGGCGGTTCGAGCCCGTCAGCGCCCACCAGCGGCTTCCCATATCGGCGACGATCCGATCGACATGTGCCGGCGACGCCGTGGTCGCCGCGCCGTGATGTCCGCGCCACCCGCAGAATGATCCGCTTCGGAGCGATATGATGCGGGGCGGTGAAGAATGTCGCAAGCAGCGACGCACCCCGGCCCGGTGATGCCGGAATGTCACGCCGTGCCGAGGAAAACGCCTGGCGAGCGGGAACGGCGATACTTCCGTAACGATCCCTGCCGAACAATGCTTCAAGCGCCGCCGAAACGACCGAACTGCGACATTGTTGCAACAGTTTCACCTTTTTGTGCGCTTGCGTTGAAACCTCCTGAGAGGTAGTGGGTTTTCGCTGTCCGAGTGACACTGTGAAAGGGGACTTCTATGCGGAACCTTGCCATCGCGATGGCATTGGCATCGACTGCGCTCGCCTCGCCCGCAATGGCGCGGGACGATGCGTGGTACATCGGCGTCGAAGCTGGTGCTATGATCGTCGAAGATATCGATCTCGATATCGGCGCGGTCGATAACGGCGCAACCATCGACTCCAAATATGGCTACGATGCCGATGGCATCATCGGCTACGACTTCGGCATGTTCCGCGCTGAAGCGGAAGTCGCCTACAAGCGTGCCAGCATCGACAGCCTGACCTCGACCGCCGGTATCCCGCGCGGCAACTCCGGAACGCTGGTCAACGGCGACTTCGAAGGTGCTGTCGGCACGCTGTCGGCGCTCAGCTTCATGGTCAACGGCCTGCTCGACTTCGGCGGTGAGGAAGATGGCCTCGCCGGTTATGTCGGCGGCGGTGCCGGTGTGGCCCGCGTGAAGTATGACGGGGTGACCGTCCAGACGTCGGAAGGCGGACCGTTCCTCGACGATTCCGATACCGGTTTCGCGTGGCAGGTCATCGCGGGCATCCGCGCGCCGATCACCGAAAACCTGGACGTCGGCCTGAAGTACCGCTTCTTCAACGTCGACAATGTCGACATGGTGGACCGCCTGGGTCGCGATGTGAGCAGCAGGTTCCGCTCGCACAGCCTCCTCGGCAGCTTCATCTACAACTTCGGCGCGCCGACCCCGCCGCCGCCGCCGCCGCCGGAGCCCGCTCCGCCGCCGCCGCCGGTAGAAACCCCGCCGCCGCCGCCGCCGCCGGTCGTCGAATGCACCCCGGGGCCGTACATTGTGTTCTTCGAGTGGGACAAGTCGGACATCACGCCGGAAGCGGCGTCGATCCTCGACAACGCCGTCACCGCTTATGGCAATTGCGGCCAGGCGCAGGTCATGCTCGCCGGTCACGCCGACCGCTCGGGCTCGGCCAGGTACAATGTGGGCCTGTCGGAGCGTCGCAACGCTTCGGTCCGTGCCTACCTCGAATCGCGTGGCATCGCGGGTGGCGTCATCACGACGCAGGCCTTCGGCGAGAGCCGTCCGCGCGTCGAGACTGCCGACGGTGTTCGCGAACTGCAGAACCGTCGTGTGGAAATCACCTACGGGCCCGGCGCCGGCATGTAATGCCGCGCCTGAACCTTCGGGTTCGGGGCTGGAAAATCGGGGAGTCGGTCGTCAGACCGGCTCCCCTTTTTCTTGTCCGCGCCCGGCGGGGGCGGGCGGGCAGGGCAGGGGCGCGGCGCCGCGCGGGCTATCCCGTGCGACGGCGCGGTCGAACAGAGGTTGCCAGCGCCGCGGCGCCGCGCCATGGGGCGGCCGTTCCAGCAAGAGCGAAAAGGCAGCGAACGTGAAGATCGTGATGATCGGGGCCGGATATGTCGGCCTGGTTTCGGGGGCGTGCCTGGCCGACTTCGGCCATGACGTGATCTGCGTGGACAAGGATGCCGGCAAGATCGCCGATCTCGAAGCCAACCGGATGCCGATCTACGAGCCGGGCCTCGCCCAGCTCGTGAAATCGAATGTCGAGACGGGGCGGCTGTCCTTCTCGCTCGATCTGCCGGCGGCGGTTGCCGATGCGGACGCGATCTTCATCGCGGTGGGCACGCCGTCGCGCCGCGGCGATGGCCATGCCGACCTCAGCTATGTGTTCGCCGCCACGCGGGAGATCGGGGCGGCGCTGACCGGCCCGACAGTGGTCGTCACCAAATCCACCGTGCCCGTCGGCACCGGGGACCAGGTCGAGCGGATCCTGCGCGACGTCGCGCCGGATATCGAGGCCGCGGTCGTCTCGAATCCGGAATTCCTGCGCGAAGGCGCGGCGATCGGCGACTTCAAGCGCCCCGACCGCATCGTCATCGGCACCACCGATGAACGTGCCCGCGCGGTGATGCGCGCAATCTATCGCCCGCTCTACCTCAACGAGGCGCCGCTGCTGTTCACCGCACGCCGCACCGCCGAGCTGATCAAATATGCCGCGAACGCCTTCCTCGCGACCAAGATCACCTTCATCAACGAGATCGCCGACCTGTGCGAGCAGGTCGATGCCGATGTGAAGGATGTCGCGCGCGGCATCGGGCTCGACAATCGGATCGGCCCCAAATTCCTCCACGCCGGCCCGGGCTTCGGCGGCTCCTGCTTCCCCAAGGATACGCTGGCGCTGCTCAAGACCGCCGAGGATCATGAAAGCCCGATGCGCATCGTCGAGGCGGTGGTGCAGGTCAACGAACAGCGCAAGCGCGCGATGGGGCGCAAGGTGATCCAGGCCGCGGGCGGCGACGTGCGCGGTAAGCGCATCGGCGTGCTCGGCCTCACCTTCAAGCCCAACACCGATGACATGCGCGATGCGCCGGCGCTGGCGATCGTCCAGACCCTGCTCGATGGCGGCGCGGAGGTGCGCGCCTTCGATCCTGAAGGGATGGAGGCCGCACGGCCGATGCTGCCGGACGTCACGCTGGTGGGCGATCCCTATGCCGCCGCGGAGGGCGCGGACGCGCTGGTGATCGTCACCGAGTGGGACCTGTTCCGCGCGCTCGATCTCAAGCGCGTTGCCCGGCTGATGGCGTTGCCGATTCTCGTCGATCTGCGCAACATCTATCCCCCCGAGGAAGCACTGGCGGCGGGATTCTCCTACACGTCGGTCGGCCGCAGCGCGGTTTCGGGGGATTTTGCCGCAGTGCAACCAAAGATGGCGGAGGACGCGGCGACAGGGTAATAGGACGGCGGAGAAACGGAACCTGAGTCGTGCATAACCGTTGGTCGCCTGAATCTCTGCTGCACTGCGATATGACACTTGCGTAATCAATTCATGTATGGCATTGCAGCATCAATCGAGCACGGCACACGAAGTCATGAGGGAGTGAAACATGGGTATTGGTAGGATCTCCACCGCGATTGCGGCTGTTCTCGCGCTTACGGCCACCCCGGTGATGGCTGCGGGTCAGTCGGTGCGTGCGTCCAGCTCGGCGCTGTCGGCGAAGGCGCTCAGCGGCGCCAAGGCCAACGCGCGCAAGGGTACTTTCCTGAACGAAGCCAGCAAGGCCACTTCGGGCGTGATCATGGGCGTTGTCGCTCTCGGTCTGGTGGTTACGGCGATCGTGATCGCTGCCGACGATGATGATGATGAGCCGACCAGCGACTGATCTTTCAGTCCTACCGGCTTGATTTAGAGAATGGCGGCCCGAAAGGGTCGCCATTTTTCGTTTGTCGTCAAGGGCGTCGCGACTCGGCGCGAATCAGCCCGCTCCTCCCCCTGGCGCTCTGCGGCATGAGCGTGACCATTCCATTCGCGCGGCAAAGGGCGGGGCGGCGGGCGCCGACCTTGAGGTGCGCTGATCGAAGCGTGTGCGCGGGCCGCGCCGGCAATGGCCCCTCCACCACGCTGCGCTTGCTCGGATGCGGCCGATGTCGCGGCTACGGCACGCGCGGCCGCCGCCAGAAACCTCGGGAGAAGCCGGGCCCTGGCTCACGGCCGGGGCGACGATCTGTTTGCCGCCTCGTCCTCACACCCCGTGATACGCCCGGAACCAGTCCACGAACCGCGGCACACCCTCCGCGATGGTCGTGGTGGGCTGATAGCCATGGTCGGCGCGGATCGTCTCGATGTCGGCGAAGGTCGCGGCGACGTCGCCCGGCGGCAGCGGCACCGCCTCGCGGATCGCGCTGCGGCCGCAGCTTCGCTCGATCAGCGCAATCACCTCGTCGAGCGGCTCGGCGCGGTGGTTGCCGACATTGTAGATGCGATGCGGCGCCTGGCTGCCGCCGGGCTTGGGCGCGCCATCGTCGGGCGGCGGCGAATCGAGGCAGGCGATCACGCCGGCGACGATATCGTCGATATAGGTGAAGTCGCGCTGGACGCGCCCGCCATTGCTCACCCGGATCGGGCGGCCGGCCAGGATCGCGCTGGTGAAGATCCATATCGCCATGTCCGGCCGGCCCCAGGGGCCATAGACGGTGAAGAAGCGCAGCCCGGTCAACGGCAGGCGATAGAGGTGCGCATAGCTCTCGCTCATCAGCTCGTCCGCGCGCTTGGTGGCGGCGTAGAGCGAGACGGGGTTGTCGGCGCGGTCGGCGACACTGAAGGGCAGCCTGGCATTGCCGCCATAGACCGAAGAGGAGGAGGCGTAGACCATGTGCCGTGGCCGCCGCGCGCGCGCCAGTTCCAGCAGGTTGAGGTGGCCCATCACATTGGCGCGGACATAGGCGCGCGGATCCTCCAGCGAATGGCGCACGCCCGCCTGTGCGCCGAGATGGACGATGCCCTCGATCTCGGCGCCGGCCACCGCCGTCTCCAGCGCCACCTCGTCGGTGAAGTCGGTCCCGACGAAGCGAAATGCGTCGCCGAACCGGGCGGTCAGGTCCGCCAGCCGGTCGCGCTTGAGCGACACGGCGTAATAAGGGTTCAGATTGTCGATCCCGATCACCCGTTCGCCTCGCGCCAGCAGGCGCGATGCGACATGATGGCCGATGAAGCCGGCGGCGCCGGTAACCAGAAACGCCATGGACGCAGCATCCTTCATCACAATTTTGCTGCGCCGCACAATTTCTCTCGCGACTCCAGCGGCGGTCGGTTATCATGTTGAAAACTCCCCTGGGATTATTTTATGGCCGTTGCGGGGTCGCAACCACCAGAACAGCCTGATTGCCGCCACTTAGGCGGAGTGAAACGCATCCTGCCCTTGGCGCCTTGCCCATCCGCACTGATGCGGTACGGCATTGCGCCGCAACATTGACGGAGCAACACCCTTGCGGATCGTGATTCTTGGCCTCGGATATGTGGGTTGCACGGCGGCTGGCTGCATTGCCAGCCAGGGCCACCATGTCACCGGCATCGACGTCTCGCAGTCGAAGGTCGACGCGCTGAATGCCGGCAAGTCGCCGATCACCGAGCCGGGCCTCGATGAGCTGATCGCCGAGGCGCGCGCCAAGGGGCTGCTCGAGGCGCGCACCACCATCGGCGACGCGCTCGACGCCGCGGACATCGCGATCGTCTGCGTCGGCACGCCGAGCGGCATCACCGGCGCGCACGACATGTCCTATGTCGCGCAGGTCACCACCCAGATCGCCCAGGCGCTGAAGGCGGATCGCGCCACGCCGCTGACCATCGCCTATCGCTCCACGATGCGTCCCGGCACCACCGAAACGCTGATCGCACCGATCGTCGCGGCGGCGCTGGGCGATGGCTGGAAGGATCTCGTCCAGCTCGTCTACAATCCGGAATTCCTGCGCGAATCGAGCGCGATCAAGGATTATTTCGAGCCGCCGAAGATCGTCATCGGCACCGAGGATGGCGCGCCCAACGAAGCGATGGAAGGCCTCCACGCCGGCATCGAGGCGACGACCTTCCACGTCCGCTATCGCGAGGCGGAGATCACCAAGTTCGTCGACAACACCTGGCACGCGGTGAAGGTGGCGTTCGCCAACGAGGTCGGCCGCGTCTGCGCGCTGCAGGGCATCAGCGCCCAGCAGGTCCACGCGATCTTCAAGTCGGACACCAAGCTCAACCTGTCGTCCTACTATACGCGCCCCGGCGGCGCGTTCGGCGGCTCCTGCCTGCCGAAGGACGTCCGCGCGCTGCAATATATCTCGGCGGAACTCGGCGCCAACACCCCGCTGGTCGACATGCTGATGCGCTCCAACGACGCGCACAAGCATTTCCATGCCGATCGCGTGATGAAGCTGGTGCCCAGGGGCTCGAAGATCCTGCTTGTCGGGCTCGCGTTCAAGGCGGAGACGGACGATCTGCGCGAGAGCCCCAACGTCGATCTGGCGCGCAAGCTGCTGGAAAGCGGCTATGAGCTGTCGATCTACGATCCGGCGATCGAGGCGGAGCGGCTGATCGGCCAGAACCTCGGCTATGCCCACTCCAACCTGCCGTCGCTGCGCAAGCTGCTGGTGACCAAGGACGTGGCCGAGGGCACGCGCTGGGATCTGGCGATCGCAGCCAACCGCACGATCAAATCGTTGACGGTGGATGCCGGCATCCTCGTCGACATCGACGCGATCGCCTGAACCCACGCGCCTGACCGCCGCGCCCGAACGAACGAACGCGCGCCCGAACGAACGAAGGAAGGCTGACCGATGGCTACGAACGCTCTGAAGAAGATCGGTGGCGATGCCGCGATGGCGGCGCCATCGCACGCTCAGCCCTTCTCGTCCCCGCTGCTCGATACCAAGCCGCTCGCCGGCAAGCGGGTGCTGATCGTGGTGGAAAACCTGCCGGTGCCGTTCGACCGGCGCGTGTGGCAGGAAGCGCGCACGCTCAAGGCGGCGGGCGCGCATGTCTCGATCATCTGCCCCACCGGCAAGGGGCATGAGGCGCGGCGCGAGACGCTGGACGGCATCGAGATCTACCGGCACCCGCTGCCGCTCGATGCCTCGGGCGCGATGGGCTATCTCGCCGAATATGGCGCCGCGCTGTTCTGGGAAACGGTCTACGCCTGGAAGATCTTCTTCAAGGGCGGGATCGACGTGATCCACGGCTGCAACCCGCCCGACCTGATCTTTCTGGTGTCGCTGCCGCTGCGCCTGTTCGGCGTGCGCTACCTGTTCGACCATCATGACATCAACCCGGAGCTTTACGAGGCGAAGTTCGACAAGCGCGGCTTCTTCTGGAAGCTGATGGTGCTGTTCGAAAAGCTCACCTTCAAGGCGGCGCGCGTGTCGATCGCCACCAACGAAAGCTATCGCCGCATCGCCATCGAGCGTGGCGGCAAGAAGCCCGAGGATGTGTTCGTCGTCCGCTCGGGGCCCGATCTCACCCGCGTCCGCGCGGTGCCGGTCAACCCGGCGTGGAAGAAGGGGCGGCGCTTCATGGTCGGCTATGTCGGCGTGATGGGCGACCAGGAGGGCATCGACCTGCTGCTCGAATCCGCGCGCCACATCGTCTACGACAAGAAGCGCGACGACGTGCAGTTCTGCCTCGTCGGCGGTGGCCCCAGCCTCAAGGGGCTGCAGGCGATGGCCGCCGAGATGGGCCTGTCCGATCACGTCACCTTCACCGGCCGCGCGCCCGACCAGGATCTGTTCGAGGTGCTCTGCACCGCGGACGTCTGCGTGAACCCCGATCGGGTCAACCCGATGAACGACAAGTCGACCATGAACAAGATCATGGAATATATGGCGATGGAGAAGGCCATCGTTCAGTTCGACGTGGCCGAGGGCAAGTTCAGCGCGCAGCAGGCCTCGCTCTATGCGAAGGCGAACGATCCGGTCGACATGGCCGAAAAGATCCTCGGCCTGCTCGACGACCCCGCCAAGCGCGCCGAAATGGGCGCCTTCGGCCGCAACCGCGTCGAAAAGGAACTGGACTGGTCGCGCCAGATCGAGCCGCTGATCGCCGCGTACCAGCGGGTGCTGCGGAAGTAGGGGGCGCTGCGGCGTTTTCATTCCCGTGTCGGGCGGGACGAAAACGCTCGCCCCCAAACCGCGCCTTCCGCCGCACCTAAAGCACCCAGTCGGTCGCCAGCGGCCGGACATCGCCGGTGACATGGATGACGAGGTCGGCGACGGTATCGCCATCGACGTCTCCCAGCAGCCTCGTGGTGTCGGTGTTTTCATCGAACACCATAGCCAGTTGTCCGGCCGTGCCGGTGAGTGCGGCGACGAGCGTGAACGTCCCGTTGCCTTGCGCATTCGAGCTGGCATCGATGGCGGAAAGATCGATGACGTCGGATTCGGCCAGATCGATGATCCGGTCGATGCCCAGTTCCCCGGGCGAATCGAGCAGGCTGGTGTAGATGAAGCGGTCGGCGCCTTCGCCACCGGACAGAATATCGCTGCCCCGACTGCCGATGATGGTGTCGTTGCCGCCGAGTCCGTTGAAGATGCTGTCGCCCCAGCTCCCCTCGATCAGATTGTCCAGCGCATTGCCGTCTGCGTTGACGCCGTCCGCGACGGATGACAGTCGGAAATCCTCGAAATGATCCGGCATGACGAAGTCGACGGGCCCTGTGGAGACGAAGAGTACGTCATGGCCTTCGTCAGGCTCCTCGTGGAGCGACGGCACGAGGGCCGAATAGATGGTGATATTATACCTGTCGTCACCCGCTCCCCCGATCAGCGTGTCGCCGCCGGTGCCCGAGAGATAGTCATTGCCATCGTCGCCGATCAGCGTGTCCCATACGCCCCTCGATGCACTGGCGATGACGTCGTCGCCGCCGCGCCCATCGAGAATCGCGCCGCTGGCAGTACCGTTTCCTACATCCTTGCCGATGAGTTCGTCATTGAAGGCGCCGGCGATGATGTGGTCGATGTCGATGAGCGTGTCATAGCCCTGCCCCGGGGCGATCGGCAGACCGGTAGGGCCGCTCAGCCTTACCAGAACTCGGCCGGCTGCCGCCGAATAATCCACCGTGTCGGAGCCGGTGCCGCCGTCGAACAGGTCGTTGCCGCCACCGGGCATGAAGAAATCGTCGCCGGCACCCCCGTACACCTGATCATTGCCGACCCCACCAGTCAGATGATCGTTGCCGTTGCCACCCCGGATGATGTCGTCGCCGGCGCCGCCGTCGAGCACGTCATTCGCTCCCGCGCCGTCGATGATGTCGTTGCCCCCACCGCCGAGCAGGATGTTGACCTGTGTCGATCCGACGAGCGTATCTGCATAGGCGGAGCCGGTCAGGTTCTCGATGAACAGCAACGTATCGACGCCGACGCCCCCTGTATCCTGCGCGGTGCCGAGGGCCAGATTCACCGAAACGCCGCCGGGCGCCGCAGCATAGCTCGCCGTGTCGGTCCCGGCGCCGCCGCTGAGCAGGTCGTTGCCCGCGCCACCGACCAGCAGATCGTTGCCGCCATTGCCGACCAGCATATTGTCGCCGGCATCGCCGGTGATTTGGTCGTCATGCCCGCTGCCGGTGACATTCTCGATGCCCGCGAACGTGTCGCTGCCGGCGGAGATCGTCGACTGCGCGGTGGTCAGCGCCAGATTGACCCGGATCGCGCCGGTGGCATTGGCATAGCTGGCGGTATCGACACCATCGCTGCCGTCCAGCCGGTCGTTGCCCAGGCCGCCGTTCAGCACGTCATTGCCAAGGCCACCTGCGAGCAGGTTGCCGAAGGCGTTGCCGGTCAGCACGTCGTCGAACGCGCTGCCCTCGACATTCTCGATGCCGCGCAGCGTGTCGATGCCGGCGCCGCCCGTATTCTGCGCCCACTGGCTGAGGAGGTTGATGGTAACCGCGGCGCCCGCGGTCGCATAGCGGGCGAGATCGGTGCCACCGCCGCCGTCGAGCAGGTCATCGCCGTCGCCGCCCGACAAGGCGTCGTCGCCGAGGCCTCCGAGCACTTCATTGGCGCCGCTGTCGCCGCTCAACTGGTCGGCAAGATTGGACCCGACGACGCCTTCGATACCGACGAGCGTGTCCGCGCCGGCACCGCCCGTATTCTGCGCGTTGCCCTGCACCGCAAGGTCGACGGTGACGCCGATCAGGCTGGATGCATAGTCCGCCCGGTCGAATCCCTCCCCGCCGATCAGCAGATCGTCGCCGAGGCCGCCATCGAGCACATCGTCTCCCGTTTGTCCGTCCAGCGTGTCGTTCCCACCGCGGCCGGCCAACCTGTCCTTCGCCTCTCCGCCCTCGATGAGATTGGCGATCTCGTTGCCGGACAGCCTGTCGTCATGGGCGGATCCAACGATGTTCTCGAACCCCGTCACACTGTCGATGCCCGCGCCGATGGTCGATTGCGCTCCGACGATGGCGAGATCGACTGCGATCCGCGCCAGTGCCGACGCGTAGCTCAGCGTATCGACGCCAGTGCCGCCATCGAGACTATCATTGCCGCTGCCGCCCTCGATCCTGTCCGCACCATCCAGTCCAGACAGGGTGTCGTTGCCGCCGAGACCGAAAATAATGTCGTCCGCCACGCCGAATTGATCGCCGGCGATCATGTCCGCATAGGCGGTACCGTTATAGACGGGCATTTCGGATCCTCTCCGTTATTGTCGCTGAACTATCGACGATGTCGGGCCGCGTACAACAGGTCTTCCATATAAGCGGGCAGGGCGGCGACCGGGAAGCGCGGAGCGTGGTCATCCGGACGATTTTTCGTGCAGCCAGTCCCTGGTGCGCGGTATCGCGGTCCTGCCCATCACGGTGCCGGCAGGCGATCGATGCGATGCCGCAAACGATCGGGCCGGAGGGATGTATGTCCTCATCATATGGATTTGAGTTCTACATATTGATCAGATATATCCGACGGACGGTGCCGCGGCCCGCGCGGCAACCGAACCGAGAGGGATGGTCTGACCCGTGCGCCCCGACGCTTCCGATACCCGTAGTCCGCCCGATCGCATCGCCCGGATCGACTGTTTCCCGGTCCGCCCGCGCTGGCTGTTCGTCCGCGTCGAAAGCGCCCAGGGCGCCGTCGGTTGGGGAGAGGCCACGCTCGAAGGCCATGTCGAGTCGGTCTGCGGTGCGATCGATGC
The window above is part of the Sphingomonas sanxanigenens DSM 19645 = NX02 genome. Proteins encoded here:
- a CDS encoding OmpA family protein, with translation MRNLAIAMALASTALASPAMARDDAWYIGVEAGAMIVEDIDLDIGAVDNGATIDSKYGYDADGIIGYDFGMFRAEAEVAYKRASIDSLTSTAGIPRGNSGTLVNGDFEGAVGTLSALSFMVNGLLDFGGEEDGLAGYVGGGAGVARVKYDGVTVQTSEGGPFLDDSDTGFAWQVIAGIRAPITENLDVGLKYRFFNVDNVDMVDRLGRDVSSRFRSHSLLGSFIYNFGAPTPPPPPPPEPAPPPPPVETPPPPPPPVVECTPGPYIVFFEWDKSDITPEAASILDNAVTAYGNCGQAQVMLAGHADRSGSARYNVGLSERRNASVRAYLESRGIAGGVITTQAFGESRPRVETADGVRELQNRRVEITYGPGAGM
- a CDS encoding UDP-glucose dehydrogenase family protein translates to MKIVMIGAGYVGLVSGACLADFGHDVICVDKDAGKIADLEANRMPIYEPGLAQLVKSNVETGRLSFSLDLPAAVADADAIFIAVGTPSRRGDGHADLSYVFAATREIGAALTGPTVVVTKSTVPVGTGDQVERILRDVAPDIEAAVVSNPEFLREGAAIGDFKRPDRIVIGTTDERARAVMRAIYRPLYLNEAPLLFTARRTAELIKYAANAFLATKITFINEIADLCEQVDADVKDVARGIGLDNRIGPKFLHAGPGFGGSCFPKDTLALLKTAEDHESPMRIVEAVVQVNEQRKRAMGRKVIQAAGGDVRGKRIGVLGLTFKPNTDDMRDAPALAIVQTLLDGGAEVRAFDPEGMEAARPMLPDVTLVGDPYAAAEGADALVIVTEWDLFRALDLKRVARLMALPILVDLRNIYPPEEALAAGFSYTSVGRSAVSGDFAAVQPKMAEDAATG
- a CDS encoding NAD-dependent epimerase/dehydratase family protein, whose product is MAFLVTGAAGFIGHHVASRLLARGERVIGIDNLNPYYAVSLKRDRLADLTARFGDAFRFVGTDFTDEVALETAVAGAEIEGIVHLGAQAGVRHSLEDPRAYVRANVMGHLNLLELARARRPRHMVYASSSSVYGGNARLPFSVADRADNPVSLYAATKRADELMSESYAHLYRLPLTGLRFFTVYGPWGRPDMAIWIFTSAILAGRPIRVSNGGRVQRDFTYIDDIVAGVIACLDSPPPDDGAPKPGGSQAPHRIYNVGNHRAEPLDEVIALIERSCGRSAIREAVPLPPGDVAATFADIETIRADHGYQPTTTIAEGVPRFVDWFRAYHGV
- a CDS encoding nucleotide sugar dehydrogenase, whose translation is MILGLGYVGCTAAGCIASQGHHVTGIDVSQSKVDALNAGKSPITEPGLDELIAEARAKGLLEARTTIGDALDAADIAIVCVGTPSGITGAHDMSYVAQVTTQIAQALKADRATPLTIAYRSTMRPGTTETLIAPIVAAALGDGWKDLVQLVYNPEFLRESSAIKDYFEPPKIVIGTEDGAPNEAMEGLHAGIEATTFHVRYREAEITKFVDNTWHAVKVAFANEVGRVCALQGISAQQVHAIFKSDTKLNLSSYYTRPGGAFGGSCLPKDVRALQYISAELGANTPLVDMLMRSNDAHKHFHADRVMKLVPRGSKILLVGLAFKAETDDLRESPNVDLARKLLESGYELSIYDPAIEAERLIGQNLGYAHSNLPSLRKLLVTKDVAEGTRWDLAIAANRTIKSLTVDAGILVDIDAIA
- a CDS encoding glycosyltransferase family 4 protein; the protein is MATNALKKIGGDAAMAAPSHAQPFSSPLLDTKPLAGKRVLIVVENLPVPFDRRVWQEARTLKAAGAHVSIICPTGKGHEARRETLDGIEIYRHPLPLDASGAMGYLAEYGAALFWETVYAWKIFFKGGIDVIHGCNPPDLIFLVSLPLRLFGVRYLFDHHDINPELYEAKFDKRGFFWKLMVLFEKLTFKAARVSIATNESYRRIAIERGGKKPEDVFVVRSGPDLTRVRAVPVNPAWKKGRRFMVGYVGVMGDQEGIDLLLESARHIVYDKKRDDVQFCLVGGGPSLKGLQAMAAEMGLSDHVTFTGRAPDQDLFEVLCTADVCVNPDRVNPMNDKSTMNKIMEYMAMEKAIVQFDVAEGKFSAQQASLYAKANDPVDMAEKILGLLDDPAKRAEMGAFGRNRVEKELDWSRQIEPLIAAYQRVLRK
- a CDS encoding beta strand repeat-containing protein, translating into MPVYNGTAYADMIAGDQFGVADDIIFGLGGNDTLSGLDGADRIEGGSGNDSLDGGTGVDTLSYASALARIAVDLAIVGAQSTIGAGIDSVTGFENIVGSAHDDRLSGNEIANLIEGGEAKDRLAGRGGNDTLDGQTGDDVLDGGLGDDLLIGGEGFDRADYASSLIGVTVDLAVQGNAQNTGGAGADTLVGIEGVVGSNLADQLSGDSGANEVLGGLGDDALSGGDGDDLLDGGGGTDLARYATAGAAVTINLLSQWAQNTGGAGIDTLRGIENVEGSAFDDVLTGNAFGNLLAGGLGNDVLNGGLGNDRLDGSDGVDTASYANATGAIRVNLALTTAQSTISAGSDTFAGIENVTGSGHDDQITGDAGDNMLVGNGGNDLLVGGAGNDLLSGGAGTDTASYAAAPGGVSVNLALGTAQDTGGVGVDTLLFIENLTGSAYADTLVGSTQVNILLGGGGNDIIDGAGANDVLDGGAGDDIIRGGNGNDHLTGGVGNDQVYGGAGDDFFMPGGGNDLFDGGTGSDTVDYSAAAGRVLVRLSGPTGLPIAPGQGYDTLIDIDHIIAGAFNDELIGKDVGNGTASGAILDGRGGDDVIASASRGVWDTLIGDDGNDYLSGTGGDTLIGGAGDDRYNITIYSALVPSLHEEPDEGHDVLFVSTGPVDFVMPDHFEDFRLSSVADGVNADGNALDNLIEGSWGDSIFNGLGGNDTIIGSRGSDILSGGEGADRFIYTSLLDSPGELGIDRIIDLAESDVIDLSAIDASSNAQGNGTFTLVAALTGTAGQLAMVFDENTDTTRLLGDVDGDTVADLVIHVTGDVRPLATDWVL